In one window of Pseudorasbora parva isolate DD20220531a chromosome 7, ASM2467924v1, whole genome shotgun sequence DNA:
- the atn1 gene encoding atrophin-1 isoform X3: protein MPARSGRRRGGSEERRGRRPHPSPSRAERNERQTQRTSGEELAVGRFNRRSQGHDSSESEGEEHVPPPKRQKVQDSSSNPPAPPLSTNTPTSAPPPTSSNSQSRESDNEDGQSQGSRSSVGGSLANSSSSISSGRDIDQDNRSSSPSLSASPLASLDSESDSPDSPKQGDKNKDGGASKCVAEDRRGTGRGEDGRPEDQRDSEGGIEGDLSSLKSSSSLYTSHCGRVDNASDTSSNRKSYFPVDSKLASKIEYTGPGGPETLLTCSRISSKASPQCGKPGVGGAEYSHGNSNVSHAPTLPPPPALKPLEVGQNAPGGESKVDKPEKGDKSAPPSLLPQTSTVPQQPPPPNTHHYTPTSWSGGPPSSCPGNWGYVRYQGNHHAHPSQQPPVQQQLPSVYNSPSSNRHSSHPPYLSHSHPHPHKEYLPRYGTTAERERGGREFGNRDFPASNSSSNANSSSGSICGSTSGGGGPNSNVGRDFGNSLPGQSREYGSNRDGPAGPPSGREYGPGFRDRERGTGREFPLQNQQLQAQGREFGPESTGGGGCHPRDKDSRWGELAGQGREAGSNSYAGNANQAPVGAPSSGLTSTSLVTRDPASSPQNSSGHPPFSTANSIPPSREYPSPLEANVQQTLQGQTPQAPSNAADLPPPPHYLREYPPPGTKDPYPPPGSTASSVPLSGVPREFPSPPGLAPNLTREYPGGPPVPHHSHYPGQTPLPMQHRDREREKDNTTSALHSNRSHPPSLSPSSSGSGHGHPPSTSYPPPPPPPSTSSHGQPPPITPLPGSHARQGPYSSSNQTPPTPLSPLPSPSTNPMGGFTPFPSTSAPSVPLPASGVSTSCSSSCRPTPYHGTVSSHTAFSSSYHGNSSHGNSNASGNAPNNSNSTSTPSLLHSPQNTKIQPHLSNPGHNNTASTPSTSVGGDGHSESSSAPVPPPVIKEEPVEEREELESPPPVLRSPSPEPKPVDIPIHASQSARFHRVLDRGSGNSCARSDVLFVPLDGSKLWKKRNEAIERARREVEQRARDLREKEREREREKERERDLDRHLQQKDSGGSAGLGAAGTRQGSSLFFPSSSSILLDPSSSSSSSVNPSHPAAHPQHHHAHHASHPHSVHPSHSLHPSLSHSIPHSLLIPSMAGGSPVVGGPQGALGIGLGGPYLGPDTPALRTLSEYARPHAMSPLGAASRAQAHHPHLHHHPHPHAHAHAHAHAHAHAHAHPHVHPSFFLSQFQNPALAHPHHLPADAATAAAILGFLYGGGLEGGPAHPGHGPGPGGLAGAGLGGMGFPHAVAAQRERMKPGFEFKSEERVYTAGALADPAIALSHAHSHAHSHSLLLGGGAGGGPPGSEVALYGTTPPPAPPPQALAAAARNPNPVPPPLSVPPTSSILPASLPTHQAPAVAPVTPTAPAPPPQPPPPPQPPPPPPPTASSLHHPSPHSTFPNTQPSCQPPSLPNQAPPAERYPTPVRTPPSTERARSVERERVMPAAERERERDRERAGTGGGGAAGGGTAAAGGTGGGESLGRLQMLNVTPHHHQHSHIHSHLHLHQQDTAAGGVHPLMDPLASGSPLARLPYPGAALGPPILAHSLTDSEVLRQQLFGGPFREMPQSSSLGGSMSAAHQLQAMQQAQSAEIQFQRLALEQQWIHHHHHHSLAQDEYYSHLKKESDKTL, encoded by the exons ATGCCCGCTCGCAGTGGACGCAGGAGGGGGGGCAGCGAGGAAAGGAGGGGTAGACGTCCGCACCCCAGCCCCTCTCGAGCAGAGCGCAACGAAAGGCAAACA CAGAGAACCTCTGGAGAGGAATTGGCTGTTGGACGTTTTAACCGGCGATCTCAAGGCCATGATTCATCAGAAAGTGAAGGAGAGGAGCATGTGCCGCCACCCAAAAGACAGAAAGTCCAG GACTCATCGTCCAATCCCCCAGCcccacccctttcaactaacaCTCCGACTTCAGCTCCACCTCCAACATCAAGCAACAGTCAATCAAGAGAAAGTGACAATGAGGATGGCCAATCACAAGGCAGTCGGAGCTCAGTTGGAGGCAGTTTAGCCAATAGTAGCAGCAGCATAAGCAGTGGTCGGGACATTGACCAGGACAATCGATCCTCTTCTCCGAGTCTTTCTGCTTCCCCCTTGGCAAGTTTGGATTCTGAATCTGACTCTCCAGATTCCCCAAAGCAGGGTGATAAAAACAAAGATGGAGGGGCATCAAAATGTGTAGCAGAAGACCGGAGAGGCACAGGGAGGGGTGAGGATGGCAGACCAGAAGACCAGAGGGACAGTGAGGGAGGAATTGAGGGAGATTTGTCTTCCTTGAAGTCCTCCTCATCCCTCTATACGTCTCATTGTGGAAGGGTGGATAATGCAAGTGATACAAGTAGCAATAGGAAGTCATACTTCCCTGTAGATTCCAAACTTGCAAGCAAAATTGAGTATACAGGTCCTGGTGGTCCAGAGACACTACTCACCTGCAGTCGCATATCTTCTAAAGCGAGCCCTCAATGTGGGAAACCTGGGGTGGGAGGAGCTGAGTATTCCCATGGGAATTCAAATGTGAGCCATGCACCGACTCTCCCACCTCCACCTGCCCTGAAACCTTTAGAGGTGGGGCAGAATGCACCAGGTGGGGAAAGTAAAGTAGACAAACCAGAGAAAGGTGATAAGTCTGCTCCACCCTCCTTGCTTCCACAAACTAGTACCGTTCCTCAGCAACCTCCTCCTCCCAACACTCACCATTACACCCCTACCAGCTGGTCAGGGGGACCTCCCTCTAGTTGTCCTGGCAACTGGGGATATGTACGTTACCAAGGTAACCACCATGCACATCCAAGTCAGCAGCCCCCAGTGCAGCAACAGCTGCCCTCTGTGTACAATTCTCCTTCATCCAACCGACACTCATCCCACCCACCTTACCTATCTCACTCTCATCCCCACCCACACAAAGAGTATCTGCCCAGGTATGGCACTACAGCTGAGCGGGAGAGGGGTGGGAGAGAGTTTGGCAACAGAGACTTCCCTGCTAGTAATAGCAGTAGCAATGCAAACAGCAGCAGCGGTAGCATCTGTGGTAGCACTTCTGGTGGTGGTGGACCCAACTCTAATGTTGGGCGAGATTTTGGGAACTCTTTACCTGGACAAAGCAGAGAATATGGCTCAAACCGGGATGGACCTGCAGGACCACCAAGTGGTCGGGAATATGGACCAGGGTTTAGAGATCGAGAGCGAGGAACTGGAAGGGAGTTTCCTTTGCAAAACCAGCAGCTTCAAGCACAAGGCCGGGAGTTTGGACCTGAAAGCACTGGAGGTGGAGGATGTCATCCAAGAGACAAGGACAGTAGATGGGGAGAGTTAGCAGGCCAAGGTAGGGAGGCAGGAAGTAACAGTTATGCTGGTAATGCCAACCAAGCGCCTGTAGGTGCCCCATCATCTGGCTTAACTTCGACATCCCTGGTGACCCGTGACCCAGCCAGTTCACCACAAAATAGTTCTGGTCATCCACCTTTTTCCACTGCCAATTCGATCCCCCCAAGTAGAGAATATCCCTCTCCATTGGAAGCAAATGTGCAGCAGACACTGCAAGGACAGACTCCCCAAGCACCCTCTAATGCTGCAGACCTCCCTCCCCCTCCCCACTATTTAAGAGAATACCCTCCTCCAGGGACAAAGGATCCCTACCCACCCCCTGGATCAACCGCTTCCTCTGTCCCACTTTCTGGTGTACCAAGGGAGTTCCCAAGCCCACCTGGATTGGCCCCAAATCTTACTCGGGAGTATCCTGGAGGACCTCCAGTTCCGCATCACTCTCACTATCCTGGCCAGACACCATTGCCTATGcagcacagagacagagagagggaAAAAGACAACACTACATCTGCTCTTCATTCAAATCGGAGTCACCCTCCATCACTTTCTCCTTCATCAAGTGGTTCTGGACATGGGCATCCCCCCTCTACTTCTTAtccccctccacctcctccaCCCTCCACTAGTTCACATGGTCAGCCCCCACCCATTACACCCCTTCCAGGCAGTCATGCTCGACAGGGCCCTTATTCTTCATCCAATCAGACTCCACCAACCCCGCTCTCACCTCTTCCCAGTCCCTCAACCAATCCGATGGGAGGGTTTACTCCTTTTCCATCAACCTCTGCGCCTTCTGTACCACTTCCTGCATCAGGTGTGTCCACCTCTTGTTCATCAAGTTGCAGACCTACTCCTTACCATGGCACTGTAAGCAGTCATACGGCTTTCAGTAGCTCTTACCATGGCAACAGTAGCCATGGAAATAGCAATGCCAGTGGCAATGCGCCCAACAACAGCAACAGCACTAGCACTCCATCACTATTGCACTCCCCTCAAAACACTAAAATACAACCACATCTCAGTAACCCCGGCCATAACAACACTGCTTCAACCCCCAGCACATCTGTTGGAGGAGATGGTCACTCTGAGTCATCTTCTGCCCCAGTGCCACCACCTGTTATCAAGGAGGAGCCAGTAGAGGAGAGGGAGGAGTTGGAAAGTCCACCTCCAGTTCTCCGAAGTCCTTCCCCAGAACCTAAACCTGTTGACATTCCAATCCATGCCAGCCAATCAGCTCG GTTCCACAGGGTTCTTGACCGGGGCAGTGGAAACTCTTGTGCCCGTAGTGACGTTCTATTTGTTCCTCTTGATGGTTCTAAGCTTTGGAAGAAGAGAAACGAGGCAATAGAACGCGCTCGTAGAGAGGTAGAACAGCGAGCTAGAGACCTGCGAGAGAAAGAGCGGgaacgagagagagaaaaggagagggagagagacctGGACAGACATCTGCAG CAAAAGGACAGTGGCGGCAGTGCAGGGTTAGGAGCTGCAGGCACACGCCAGGGCTCTTCACTCTTCTTTCCTTCTTCATCCTCCATCCTTCTAGACCCTTCATCATCTTCCTCATCCTCTGTGAACCCTTCGCACCCAGCAGCCCATCCACAGCACCACCATGCCCACCATGCCTCACACCCCCACTCTGTGCACCCCTCTCATTCTCTGCatccctcactctctcacagcATTCCTCATTCTCTTCTTATCCCTTCCATGGCAGGGGGCTCTCCAGTTGTAGGAGGTCCTCAGGGTGCTCTTGGCATCGGGCTTGGGGGTCCATACTTGGGCCCTGATACCCCAGCCCTCAGAACCCTGAGCGAATATGCCCGTCCACATGCCATGTCTCCGTTGGGTGCTGCCAGTCGGGCACAGGCACACCATCCCCACCTTCACCATCACCCTCACCCACATGCTCATGCACATGCACATGCTCACGCTCATGCTCACGCTCATGCTCATCCCCATGTGCACCCTTCATTTTTTCTGTCTCAATTCCAAAACCCAGCCCTCGCACACCCCCACCACCTTCCAGCCGACGCTGCCACGGCGGCTGCCATTCTGGGCTTTTTATATGGAGGCGGGCTGGAGGGAGGCCCCGCCCACCCAGGGCATGGTCCTGGGCCTGGTGGGTTGGCTGGGGCGGGGCTTGGAGGAATGGGATTCCCTCATGCTGTAGCAGCTCAAAGAGAGCGTATGAAGCCAGGATTTGAGTTTAAGAGCGAGGAGCGTGTCTACACAGCTGGAGCCTTAGCCGACCCGGCAATAGCTTTGTCACACGCACACTcgcacgcacactcacactccTTGCTGCTGGGGGGTGGAGCTGGAGGCGGGCCTCCTGGTAGTGAGGTTGCCCTTTATGGTACAACTCCACCTCCTGCGCCACCCCCTCAAGCTTTAGCTGCAGCAGCTAGGAATCCAAATCCCGTCCCTCCACCTCTGTCAGTCCCACCCACCTCTTCTATTCTCCCAGCCTCACTCCCCACCCACCAGGCTCCTGCCGTAGCCCCAGTGACACCAACAGCCCCTGCCCCTCCCCCTCAACCTCCTCCCCCACCAcaacctcctcctcctcctcctccaacAGCCTCATCTCTTCATCACCCCTCTCCACACTCAACATTTCCAAACACACAACCTTCCTGTCAGCCCCCATCACTCCCAAATCAGGCTCCGCCTGCAGAACGATATCCCACCCCCGTCCGCACTCCTCCCAGCACTGAACGTGCAAGGAGcgtggagagggagagagtgatgCCTGCCGCAGAGAGGGAGCGAGAGAGGGACAGAGAAAGGGCAGGGACAGGTGGAGGAGGAGCAGCAGGAGGAGGCACAGCTGCAGCAGGAGGCACCGGAGGAGGAGAGTCTCTCGGCCGGCTACAGATGCTGAACGTGACTCCTCATCATCACCAGCATTCACACATTCACTCTCACCTACATCTGCACCAGCAGGACACAG CCGCGGGAGGGGTACACCCCCTGATGGATCCGCTGGCATCAGGGTCTCCCCTGGCCCGTCTGCCGTACCCAGGGGCTGCTCTTGGGCCTCCCATTCTGGCACACTCCCTCACTGACAGCGAGGTGCTTCGACAGCAGCTCTTTG GTGGTCCTTTCCGTGAGATGCCCCAGTCCTCGTCTCTGGGTGGGTCAATGTCTGCAGCACACCAGCTCCAGGCAATGCAGCAGGCTCAGAGTGCCGAGATTCAGTTCCAGAGGCTCGCCCTGGAACAGCAGTGgatccaccaccaccaccatcactCCCTTGCACAGGACGAGTACTACAG CCACCTAAAAAAAGAGAGTGACAAAACGCTGTGA
- the atn1 gene encoding atrophin-1 isoform X1: MKTRTHKESMPARSGRRRGGSEERRGRRPHPSPSRAERNERQTQRTSGEELAVGRFNRRSQGHDSSESEGEEHVPPPKRQKVQDSSSNPPAPPLSTNTPTSAPPPTSSNSQSRESDNEDGQSQGSRSSVGGSLANSSSSISSGRDIDQDNRSSSPSLSASPLASLDSESDSPDSPKQGDKNKDGGASKCVAEDRRGTGRGEDGRPEDQRDSEGGIEGDLSSLKSSSSLYTSHCGRVDNASDTSSNRKSYFPVDSKLASKIEYTGPGGPETLLTCSRISSKASPQCGKPGVGGAEYSHGNSNVSHAPTLPPPPALKPLEVGQNAPGGESKVDKPEKGDKSAPPSLLPQTSTVPQQPPPPNTHHYTPTSWSGGPPSSCPGNWGYVRYQGNHHAHPSQQPPVQQQLPSVYNSPSSNRHSSHPPYLSHSHPHPHKEYLPRYGTTAERERGGREFGNRDFPASNSSSNANSSSGSICGSTSGGGGPNSNVGRDFGNSLPGQSREYGSNRDGPAGPPSGREYGPGFRDRERGTGREFPLQNQQLQAQGREFGPESTGGGGCHPRDKDSRWGELAGQGREAGSNSYAGNANQAPVGAPSSGLTSTSLVTRDPASSPQNSSGHPPFSTANSIPPSREYPSPLEANVQQTLQGQTPQAPSNAADLPPPPHYLREYPPPGTKDPYPPPGSTASSVPLSGVPREFPSPPGLAPNLTREYPGGPPVPHHSHYPGQTPLPMQHRDREREKDNTTSALHSNRSHPPSLSPSSSGSGHGHPPSTSYPPPPPPPSTSSHGQPPPITPLPGSHARQGPYSSSNQTPPTPLSPLPSPSTNPMGGFTPFPSTSAPSVPLPASGVSTSCSSSCRPTPYHGTVSSHTAFSSSYHGNSSHGNSNASGNAPNNSNSTSTPSLLHSPQNTKIQPHLSNPGHNNTASTPSTSVGGDGHSESSSAPVPPPVIKEEPVEEREELESPPPVLRSPSPEPKPVDIPIHASQSARFHRVLDRGSGNSCARSDVLFVPLDGSKLWKKRNEAIERARREVEQRARDLREKEREREREKERERDLDRHLQQKDSGGSAGLGAAGTRQGSSLFFPSSSSILLDPSSSSSSSVNPSHPAAHPQHHHAHHASHPHSVHPSHSLHPSLSHSIPHSLLIPSMAGGSPVVGGPQGALGIGLGGPYLGPDTPALRTLSEYARPHAMSPLGAASRAQAHHPHLHHHPHPHAHAHAHAHAHAHAHAHPHVHPSFFLSQFQNPALAHPHHLPADAATAAAILGFLYGGGLEGGPAHPGHGPGPGGLAGAGLGGMGFPHAVAAQRERMKPGFEFKSEERVYTAGALADPAIALSHAHSHAHSHSLLLGGGAGGGPPGSEVALYGTTPPPAPPPQALAAAARNPNPVPPPLSVPPTSSILPASLPTHQAPAVAPVTPTAPAPPPQPPPPPQPPPPPPPTASSLHHPSPHSTFPNTQPSCQPPSLPNQAPPAERYPTPVRTPPSTERARSVERERVMPAAERERERDRERAGTGGGGAAGGGTAAAGGTGGGESLGRLQMLNVTPHHHQHSHIHSHLHLHQQDTAAGGVHPLMDPLASGSPLARLPYPGAALGPPILAHSLTDSEVLRQQLFGGPFREMPQSSSLGGSMSAAHQLQAMQQAQSAEIQFQRLALEQQWIHHHHHHSLAQDEYYSHLKKESDKTL; encoded by the exons ATGAAGACCCGAACCCACAAAGAATCG ATGCCCGCTCGCAGTGGACGCAGGAGGGGGGGCAGCGAGGAAAGGAGGGGTAGACGTCCGCACCCCAGCCCCTCTCGAGCAGAGCGCAACGAAAGGCAAACA CAGAGAACCTCTGGAGAGGAATTGGCTGTTGGACGTTTTAACCGGCGATCTCAAGGCCATGATTCATCAGAAAGTGAAGGAGAGGAGCATGTGCCGCCACCCAAAAGACAGAAAGTCCAG GACTCATCGTCCAATCCCCCAGCcccacccctttcaactaacaCTCCGACTTCAGCTCCACCTCCAACATCAAGCAACAGTCAATCAAGAGAAAGTGACAATGAGGATGGCCAATCACAAGGCAGTCGGAGCTCAGTTGGAGGCAGTTTAGCCAATAGTAGCAGCAGCATAAGCAGTGGTCGGGACATTGACCAGGACAATCGATCCTCTTCTCCGAGTCTTTCTGCTTCCCCCTTGGCAAGTTTGGATTCTGAATCTGACTCTCCAGATTCCCCAAAGCAGGGTGATAAAAACAAAGATGGAGGGGCATCAAAATGTGTAGCAGAAGACCGGAGAGGCACAGGGAGGGGTGAGGATGGCAGACCAGAAGACCAGAGGGACAGTGAGGGAGGAATTGAGGGAGATTTGTCTTCCTTGAAGTCCTCCTCATCCCTCTATACGTCTCATTGTGGAAGGGTGGATAATGCAAGTGATACAAGTAGCAATAGGAAGTCATACTTCCCTGTAGATTCCAAACTTGCAAGCAAAATTGAGTATACAGGTCCTGGTGGTCCAGAGACACTACTCACCTGCAGTCGCATATCTTCTAAAGCGAGCCCTCAATGTGGGAAACCTGGGGTGGGAGGAGCTGAGTATTCCCATGGGAATTCAAATGTGAGCCATGCACCGACTCTCCCACCTCCACCTGCCCTGAAACCTTTAGAGGTGGGGCAGAATGCACCAGGTGGGGAAAGTAAAGTAGACAAACCAGAGAAAGGTGATAAGTCTGCTCCACCCTCCTTGCTTCCACAAACTAGTACCGTTCCTCAGCAACCTCCTCCTCCCAACACTCACCATTACACCCCTACCAGCTGGTCAGGGGGACCTCCCTCTAGTTGTCCTGGCAACTGGGGATATGTACGTTACCAAGGTAACCACCATGCACATCCAAGTCAGCAGCCCCCAGTGCAGCAACAGCTGCCCTCTGTGTACAATTCTCCTTCATCCAACCGACACTCATCCCACCCACCTTACCTATCTCACTCTCATCCCCACCCACACAAAGAGTATCTGCCCAGGTATGGCACTACAGCTGAGCGGGAGAGGGGTGGGAGAGAGTTTGGCAACAGAGACTTCCCTGCTAGTAATAGCAGTAGCAATGCAAACAGCAGCAGCGGTAGCATCTGTGGTAGCACTTCTGGTGGTGGTGGACCCAACTCTAATGTTGGGCGAGATTTTGGGAACTCTTTACCTGGACAAAGCAGAGAATATGGCTCAAACCGGGATGGACCTGCAGGACCACCAAGTGGTCGGGAATATGGACCAGGGTTTAGAGATCGAGAGCGAGGAACTGGAAGGGAGTTTCCTTTGCAAAACCAGCAGCTTCAAGCACAAGGCCGGGAGTTTGGACCTGAAAGCACTGGAGGTGGAGGATGTCATCCAAGAGACAAGGACAGTAGATGGGGAGAGTTAGCAGGCCAAGGTAGGGAGGCAGGAAGTAACAGTTATGCTGGTAATGCCAACCAAGCGCCTGTAGGTGCCCCATCATCTGGCTTAACTTCGACATCCCTGGTGACCCGTGACCCAGCCAGTTCACCACAAAATAGTTCTGGTCATCCACCTTTTTCCACTGCCAATTCGATCCCCCCAAGTAGAGAATATCCCTCTCCATTGGAAGCAAATGTGCAGCAGACACTGCAAGGACAGACTCCCCAAGCACCCTCTAATGCTGCAGACCTCCCTCCCCCTCCCCACTATTTAAGAGAATACCCTCCTCCAGGGACAAAGGATCCCTACCCACCCCCTGGATCAACCGCTTCCTCTGTCCCACTTTCTGGTGTACCAAGGGAGTTCCCAAGCCCACCTGGATTGGCCCCAAATCTTACTCGGGAGTATCCTGGAGGACCTCCAGTTCCGCATCACTCTCACTATCCTGGCCAGACACCATTGCCTATGcagcacagagacagagagagggaAAAAGACAACACTACATCTGCTCTTCATTCAAATCGGAGTCACCCTCCATCACTTTCTCCTTCATCAAGTGGTTCTGGACATGGGCATCCCCCCTCTACTTCTTAtccccctccacctcctccaCCCTCCACTAGTTCACATGGTCAGCCCCCACCCATTACACCCCTTCCAGGCAGTCATGCTCGACAGGGCCCTTATTCTTCATCCAATCAGACTCCACCAACCCCGCTCTCACCTCTTCCCAGTCCCTCAACCAATCCGATGGGAGGGTTTACTCCTTTTCCATCAACCTCTGCGCCTTCTGTACCACTTCCTGCATCAGGTGTGTCCACCTCTTGTTCATCAAGTTGCAGACCTACTCCTTACCATGGCACTGTAAGCAGTCATACGGCTTTCAGTAGCTCTTACCATGGCAACAGTAGCCATGGAAATAGCAATGCCAGTGGCAATGCGCCCAACAACAGCAACAGCACTAGCACTCCATCACTATTGCACTCCCCTCAAAACACTAAAATACAACCACATCTCAGTAACCCCGGCCATAACAACACTGCTTCAACCCCCAGCACATCTGTTGGAGGAGATGGTCACTCTGAGTCATCTTCTGCCCCAGTGCCACCACCTGTTATCAAGGAGGAGCCAGTAGAGGAGAGGGAGGAGTTGGAAAGTCCACCTCCAGTTCTCCGAAGTCCTTCCCCAGAACCTAAACCTGTTGACATTCCAATCCATGCCAGCCAATCAGCTCG GTTCCACAGGGTTCTTGACCGGGGCAGTGGAAACTCTTGTGCCCGTAGTGACGTTCTATTTGTTCCTCTTGATGGTTCTAAGCTTTGGAAGAAGAGAAACGAGGCAATAGAACGCGCTCGTAGAGAGGTAGAACAGCGAGCTAGAGACCTGCGAGAGAAAGAGCGGgaacgagagagagaaaaggagagggagagagacctGGACAGACATCTGCAG CAAAAGGACAGTGGCGGCAGTGCAGGGTTAGGAGCTGCAGGCACACGCCAGGGCTCTTCACTCTTCTTTCCTTCTTCATCCTCCATCCTTCTAGACCCTTCATCATCTTCCTCATCCTCTGTGAACCCTTCGCACCCAGCAGCCCATCCACAGCACCACCATGCCCACCATGCCTCACACCCCCACTCTGTGCACCCCTCTCATTCTCTGCatccctcactctctcacagcATTCCTCATTCTCTTCTTATCCCTTCCATGGCAGGGGGCTCTCCAGTTGTAGGAGGTCCTCAGGGTGCTCTTGGCATCGGGCTTGGGGGTCCATACTTGGGCCCTGATACCCCAGCCCTCAGAACCCTGAGCGAATATGCCCGTCCACATGCCATGTCTCCGTTGGGTGCTGCCAGTCGGGCACAGGCACACCATCCCCACCTTCACCATCACCCTCACCCACATGCTCATGCACATGCACATGCTCACGCTCATGCTCACGCTCATGCTCATCCCCATGTGCACCCTTCATTTTTTCTGTCTCAATTCCAAAACCCAGCCCTCGCACACCCCCACCACCTTCCAGCCGACGCTGCCACGGCGGCTGCCATTCTGGGCTTTTTATATGGAGGCGGGCTGGAGGGAGGCCCCGCCCACCCAGGGCATGGTCCTGGGCCTGGTGGGTTGGCTGGGGCGGGGCTTGGAGGAATGGGATTCCCTCATGCTGTAGCAGCTCAAAGAGAGCGTATGAAGCCAGGATTTGAGTTTAAGAGCGAGGAGCGTGTCTACACAGCTGGAGCCTTAGCCGACCCGGCAATAGCTTTGTCACACGCACACTcgcacgcacactcacactccTTGCTGCTGGGGGGTGGAGCTGGAGGCGGGCCTCCTGGTAGTGAGGTTGCCCTTTATGGTACAACTCCACCTCCTGCGCCACCCCCTCAAGCTTTAGCTGCAGCAGCTAGGAATCCAAATCCCGTCCCTCCACCTCTGTCAGTCCCACCCACCTCTTCTATTCTCCCAGCCTCACTCCCCACCCACCAGGCTCCTGCCGTAGCCCCAGTGACACCAACAGCCCCTGCCCCTCCCCCTCAACCTCCTCCCCCACCAcaacctcctcctcctcctcctccaacAGCCTCATCTCTTCATCACCCCTCTCCACACTCAACATTTCCAAACACACAACCTTCCTGTCAGCCCCCATCACTCCCAAATCAGGCTCCGCCTGCAGAACGATATCCCACCCCCGTCCGCACTCCTCCCAGCACTGAACGTGCAAGGAGcgtggagagggagagagtgatgCCTGCCGCAGAGAGGGAGCGAGAGAGGGACAGAGAAAGGGCAGGGACAGGTGGAGGAGGAGCAGCAGGAGGAGGCACAGCTGCAGCAGGAGGCACCGGAGGAGGAGAGTCTCTCGGCCGGCTACAGATGCTGAACGTGACTCCTCATCATCACCAGCATTCACACATTCACTCTCACCTACATCTGCACCAGCAGGACACAG CCGCGGGAGGGGTACACCCCCTGATGGATCCGCTGGCATCAGGGTCTCCCCTGGCCCGTCTGCCGTACCCAGGGGCTGCTCTTGGGCCTCCCATTCTGGCACACTCCCTCACTGACAGCGAGGTGCTTCGACAGCAGCTCTTTG GTGGTCCTTTCCGTGAGATGCCCCAGTCCTCGTCTCTGGGTGGGTCAATGTCTGCAGCACACCAGCTCCAGGCAATGCAGCAGGCTCAGAGTGCCGAGATTCAGTTCCAGAGGCTCGCCCTGGAACAGCAGTGgatccaccaccaccaccatcactCCCTTGCACAGGACGAGTACTACAG CCACCTAAAAAAAGAGAGTGACAAAACGCTGTGA